A portion of the Tachyglossus aculeatus isolate mTacAcu1 chromosome 24, mTacAcu1.pri, whole genome shotgun sequence genome contains these proteins:
- the LOC119945189 gene encoding cytochrome c oxidase assembly factor 7, with protein sequence MAGLVDFQDEEQVKSYLQNLEVEGHYQCYKENEPEGCHRLVDYLEAIKKNFDEAAKVLKFNCEENHYTDSCYKLGMYYVTGKGGLTPSLKTAYDCFLKACENPGKKSISGCHNVGLLTHDGHVNDDRPDPARARDYYTKACEGNYAPSCFNLSTIYLQGAPGVPKDMSVALKYSLKACDLGHMWACANASRMFKLGDGVGRDDAKAEALKNRARQLHQEQHKSVQSLTFGE encoded by the exons ATGGCGGGCCTGGTGGATTTCCAGGATGAGGAGCAGGTGAAAAGCTACTTGCAGAACCTGGAGGTCGAGGGCCACTATCAGTGCTACAAGGAGAACGAGCCGGAGG GGTGTCATCGGCTGGTGGATTATTTGGAAGCAATCAAGAAGAACTTCGACGAAGCGGCCAAAGTGCTGAAGTTCAACTGTGAGGAAAACCATTATACCGATAGCTGCTATAAACTCGGAATGTATTATGTGACGGGAAAAG GTGGATTGACCCCCAGTTTGAAGACGGCTTACGACTGCTTCCTGAAAGCCTGTGAGAACCCGGGCAAGAAATCCATCAGCGGTTGCCACAACGTCGGCCTCCTCACCCACGACGGGCACGTCAACGACGACCGGCCGGACCCCGCGCGGGCCAGGGACTACTATACGAAGGCCTGCGAGGGCAACTATGCCCCCAGCTGCTTCAATCTTAGCACTATCTACCTTCAAGGGGCCCCGGGGGTCCCCAAGGACATGAGCGTGGCTCTGAAGTACTCGCTCAAAGCCTGCGACTTGGGCCACATGTGGGCCTGCGCCAACGCCAGTCGAATGTTCAAACTGGGCGACGGCGTCGGGAGGGATGACGCCAAGGCGGAGGCCCTGAAAAATCGGGCCCGGCAACTGCACCAAGAACAGCACAAGAGCGTTCAGTCTTTAACTTTTGGGGAGTGA